A region of Lycium barbarum isolate Lr01 chromosome 1, ASM1917538v2, whole genome shotgun sequence DNA encodes the following proteins:
- the LOC132615496 gene encoding uncharacterized protein LOC132615496 produces MDPLILWLKIEYLTIKDPLILWNNLKEKYDHLKMVILPKARYNWIHLRLQDFKSIIEYNSAMFRITSQLKLCGETISDSDMLEKTFSTFHASNVLLQQQYREKGFKKYSELISHLLVAEQNNDLLMKMRIDLLALPHSLK; encoded by the coding sequence ATGGATCCACTTATTTTATGGTTAAAAATTGAATATCTCACCATCAAGGATCCACTTATTTTATGGAATAACTTGAAAGAAAAgtatgatcacctgaagatggtcatccTCCCAAAAGCACGGTATAATTGGATTCATCTAAGGTTACAAGACTTTAAGTCAATTATTGAGTACAATTCTGCAATGTTCAGAATTACTTCTCAATTGAAACTCTGTGGAGAAACAATTAGTGATTCTGATATGCTGGAAAAGACGTTCTCCACCTTTCATGCCTCGAatgtgctcctgcagcagcaatatcgAGAGAAAGGTTTCAAGAAGTATTCTGAATTGATTTCTCATCTTCTCGTGGCTGAACAAAATAACGATTTGTTAATGAAGATGAGAATCGACCTACTGGCACTACCCCATTCCCTGAAATGA
- the LOC132611799 gene encoding 1-aminocyclopropane-1-carboxylate oxidase 5-like yields MTTIPVIDFSKLDGEERAHTLSQISKGCEEWGFFQLVNHGIPVELLERVKKVAAECFKVEREEAFKNSKPVKLLNELVETKKNGKVENVDWEDVFLLTDDNEWPSKTPQFKETMKEYRSEVKKLAERVMEVMDENLRLPKGYIKKVFNEGDNNGAFFGTKVSHYPPCPHPEKVNGLRAHTDAGGVILLFQDDQVDGLQILKDGEWIDVLPVPYAIVINTGDQIEVLSNGKYKSIWHRVLSKPDGNRRSIASFYNPSLKATIAPAPELLVDDQKDIKKKEMELTTTYPTFVFGEYMNVYNEQKFLPKEPRFEAVGAV; encoded by the exons ATGACTACTATTCCGGTGATTGATTTCTCAAAGCTTGATGGAGAGGAGAGAGCCCACACTTTGTCTCAGATCTCCAAAGGCTGTGAAGAATGGGGATTCTTTCAG TTGGTGAATCATGGAATTCCAGTGGAGCTGCTAGAGAGGGTGAAGAAGGTGGCTGCAGAATGCTTTAAGGTGGAAAGAGAAGAGGCTTTCAAGAACTCAAAACCAGTCAAGTTGCTTAATGAGTTGGTGGAGACCAAGAAAAATGGCAAAGTTGAAAATGTTGATTGGGAAGATGTTTTCCTTCTCACTGATGATAATGAATGGCCCTCCAAGACTCCTCAATTCAA GGAAACGATGAAAGAGTATCGATCCGAGGTGAAGAAGCTAGCAGAGAGAGTTATGGAAGTGATGGATGAAAACTTACGTTTACCAAAAGGTTACATTAAGAAAGTCTTCAATGAAGGTGACAATAATGGTGCTTTTTTTGGGACAAAAGTGAGCCATTACCCACCATGCCCACATCCAGAAAAGGTGAATGGGCTAAGAGCTCATACTGATGCTGGTGGTGTCATTTTGCTGTTTCAAGATGATCAAGTTGATGGCCTTCAAATACTCAAAGACGGCGAATGGATCGATGTTTTGCCTGTCCCCTATGCCATTGTTATCAACACAG GTGATCAAATTGAAGTGCTTAGCAATGGGAAATACAAGAGCATTTGGCACCGTGTTTTGTCAAAACCAGATGGAAATAGGAGGTCCATTGCTTCATTCTATAACCCTTCATTGAAAGCCACCATTGCTCCTGCACCAGAGCTACTTGTGGATGATCAGAAGGATATTAAGAAAAAAGAAATGGAATTAACTACTACTTATCCAACTTTTGTGTTTGGAGAATACATGAATGTTTATAATGAGCAGAAGTTCCTTCCTAAAGAACCAAGGTTCGAAGCTGTGGGAGCAGTGTGA